A window of the Garciella nitratireducens DSM 15102 genome harbors these coding sequences:
- the murA gene encoding UDP-N-acetylglucosamine 1-carboxyvinyltransferase — protein sequence MEKIIVEQSPSLHGRVKVSGAKNAVLPIVAACLLSREKCIIENVPNLMDVEVLCELLSSIGADVKKAKKDELSINSKWIDNFDVPYSLTRKMRASFLVMGPLLARMGRARISLPGGCAIGSRPIDLHLKGFEALGAEIVMENGYIDAKADKLKGNSIYLDFPSVGATENILMAATLAEGQTIIENAAEEPEIVDLANFLIKMGAKIIGAGTDTIRIEGMDELKGAKHQVIPDRIEAGTYMVGAAMTRGDIIIDNVVSLHLHPLIAKLKETGALIEESEDGSIRVIGQEQILRTNIKTMPYPGFPTDMQAQMMALLSIAKGTSVVMETVFENRFMHVDELRKMGAQIHTDDRCAIIEGVEYLTGAQVKATDLRAGAALVLAGLVAKGRTIIDNIYHIDRGYDHIEEKLRSLGAIIYRKKE from the coding sequence TTGGAAAAAATTATTGTAGAACAAAGCCCTTCTTTGCATGGAAGAGTAAAAGTGAGTGGAGCTAAAAATGCAGTTTTACCAATTGTAGCAGCATGTTTACTTTCAAGAGAAAAATGTATCATAGAAAATGTGCCAAATTTAATGGATGTAGAAGTATTATGTGAGTTATTATCTAGTATTGGCGCAGATGTAAAAAAAGCAAAAAAAGATGAATTATCAATCAATAGTAAATGGATTGATAATTTTGATGTCCCTTATAGTTTAACACGAAAAATGCGTGCTTCCTTTTTAGTAATGGGGCCATTGTTAGCTAGAATGGGAAGAGCAAGAATTTCTCTACCTGGCGGTTGTGCCATTGGCTCTAGACCTATTGATTTACATTTAAAAGGATTTGAAGCTTTAGGAGCAGAGATTGTAATGGAAAATGGATATATTGATGCGAAAGCAGATAAATTAAAGGGAAATAGTATTTATTTAGACTTTCCTAGTGTAGGAGCGACTGAGAATATTCTTATGGCAGCAACTTTAGCAGAAGGACAAACCATTATAGAAAATGCGGCAGAAGAACCTGAGATTGTAGATCTAGCAAATTTTCTTATAAAAATGGGAGCAAAAATAATAGGGGCAGGAACAGATACCATTCGAATTGAAGGGATGGATGAGCTAAAGGGTGCTAAGCATCAAGTAATTCCAGATCGTATTGAGGCAGGAACCTATATGGTAGGAGCTGCAATGACACGAGGAGATATCATTATAGACAATGTAGTAAGTCTTCACCTTCATCCCCTTATTGCCAAATTAAAAGAAACAGGAGCGCTGATTGAAGAGAGTGAAGATGGAAGTATAAGAGTGATTGGGCAAGAGCAAATTCTTAGAACCAATATAAAAACTATGCCCTATCCGGGATTTCCAACAGATATGCAAGCTCAGATGATGGCTTTATTATCCATTGCAAAAGGAACAAGTGTTGTAATGGAAACAGTATTTGAAAATCGCTTTATGCATGTTGATGAATTGAGAAAAATGGGAGCTCAAATCCATACGGATGACAGGTGTGCTATTATAGAAGGAGTAGAGTATCTTACAGGTGCACAAGTGAAAGCAACAGATTTAAGAGCAGGAGCAGCCTTGGTATTAGCTGGACTAGTAGCCAAAGGAAGAACAATTATTGATAATATCTATCATATTGACAGAGGCTATGATCATATAGAAGAAAAATTAAGATCTTTAGGTGCAATTATTTATCGTAAAAAGGAATAA
- the spoIID gene encoding stage II sporulation protein D has translation MKLIGYTVVLILILIIILPLFMVNGCEVKNEPKQDLLSEEEVHISVLNHTNHEVMEINLEEYIVGVVAAEMPVVFDIEALKAQAIAARTYVVKRLEEFGGSPDKEHPQYDVCTDPSHCQAWITKEDRIKAWKNDKKYKKLDPEESWGKIQEAVMSTQGEIAVYDGQPIDPLFHSTSGGKTENSEDYFGNKVPYLRSVVSEYEQDSPNLVSEMVITTTEFIDKLKKKFPDIKVSIKNIENQIKVLETTEGGKIGKIQIGNKTMTGREAREILGLKSSNFEVKQKGNKVYFTVIGYGHGVGMSQYGADGMAKQGSNYQQILKHYYQGIEIINIYKK, from the coding sequence ATGAAACTAATTGGATATACAGTAGTTTTAATATTAATTTTAATTATTATCCTTCCATTATTTATGGTAAATGGGTGTGAAGTTAAAAATGAACCCAAACAAGATTTATTATCAGAAGAAGAGGTTCATATATCAGTGCTAAATCATACGAATCATGAAGTGATGGAGATTAATTTAGAAGAATATATTGTAGGTGTTGTGGCAGCAGAAATGCCTGTTGTTTTTGATATAGAAGCTTTAAAAGCACAAGCTATAGCTGCTAGGACGTATGTTGTAAAAAGGTTAGAAGAATTTGGAGGATCTCCTGATAAAGAACATCCTCAATATGATGTATGTACTGATCCTTCTCATTGTCAAGCATGGATTACCAAAGAAGATCGTATAAAAGCATGGAAAAATGATAAAAAATATAAAAAACTAGATCCCGAAGAATCTTGGGGAAAAATCCAAGAAGCAGTGATGAGTACTCAAGGAGAAATTGCAGTCTATGATGGACAGCCTATTGATCCTTTATTCCATTCTACTAGTGGAGGAAAGACTGAAAATTCAGAGGATTATTTTGGGAATAAGGTACCCTATTTAAGAAGTGTTGTAAGTGAATATGAACAAGACTCTCCCAATTTAGTGAGTGAAATGGTGATTACTACTACAGAATTTATAGATAAATTGAAAAAAAAATTTCCAGATATAAAAGTAAGCATAAAGAATATTGAGAATCAAATTAAAGTTCTTGAAACTACTGAAGGTGGGAAAATAGGAAAGATTCAGATAGGAAATAAAACTATGACCGGAAGAGAAGCAAGAGAAATATTAGGATTAAAATCTTCAAATTTTGAAGTGAAGCAAAAAGGCAATAAGGTATATTTTACAGTTATAGGCTATGGACATGGAGTAGGAATGAGTCAATACGGAGCAGATGGTATGGCAAAACAAGGGAGT
- a CDS encoding YwmB family TATA-box binding protein produces MKNFVKGLGIAIIICILSFSILGFFKEVPANQQINLVDAETLMKSFHASEANLESIKLNFWSEIENKKYTQKQMEKIILDCIQELGLEKQSKIEIKKDQNHQKVTATSQRGEEIYVNILMENLDVEEQSKNTYFLIDLCLNEHNSFQLSEIERKIINYFTELGLDYQYSMTVIGTFDKKINTDEMRGIIKNTFEVVDAKILEGMQQEQYSEMVSMSGYSPQIYNNIQLSGKKMNINAAMRYNEYNEKTYLWIGVPLIATEY; encoded by the coding sequence ATGAAAAATTTTGTAAAGGGTTTGGGGATTGCTATTATTATTTGTATTTTATCTTTTTCTATTTTAGGATTTTTTAAAGAAGTTCCAGCAAATCAACAAATAAATTTAGTAGATGCAGAAACTTTAATGAAATCTTTTCATGCAAGTGAGGCAAATCTTGAAAGTATAAAGTTAAATTTTTGGAGTGAAATAGAAAATAAAAAATATACTCAAAAACAAATGGAAAAAATAATTTTAGATTGTATTCAAGAGTTAGGATTAGAAAAGCAGTCAAAAATAGAAATTAAAAAGGATCAAAATCATCAAAAGGTGACCGCTACTTCTCAAAGAGGAGAAGAAATTTATGTTAATATTCTTATGGAAAATTTAGATGTAGAAGAGCAATCCAAGAATACTTATTTTTTAATAGATCTTTGTTTGAACGAGCATAATTCATTTCAATTATCAGAGATAGAAAGAAAAATAATAAATTATTTCACTGAGTTAGGATTGGATTATCAATATTCTATGACTGTAATTGGCACTTTTGATAAAAAAATAAATACAGATGAAATGAGAGGAATTATAAAAAATACTTTTGAAGTAGTAGATGCTAAAATTTTAGAAGGAATGCAACAAGAGCAGTATAGTGAGATGGTAAGTATGTCTGGTTATAGTCCACAAATATATAATAACATTCAATTATCAGGAAAGAAGATGAATATTAACGCAGCAATGAGGTATAATGAATATAATGAAAAAACTTATCTTTGGATAGGAGTACCATTGATTGCAACAGAATATTAA